ACCAGGATCGCCCTTGGCATCTCAAGCGCGTCCATCAGCGCGAGCAGCTGCTCCACAGCGGAGGCTTTGGCGTAGGGGTTGTTCGTTTCCAGGTCCGCTGGCAGCGGCTTTTCGCTCAGGCCGTAGGGGAGTTGATCATAGGCGATGGTGCGCCCTTCCCGAGCGAAGAACTTGAACAGCGGCCCCCAGGTTGACAGATTGAAGGTAAATCCGTGCAACAGCAGGAAATCCTGACTGCCGATGGGTTCGATGGCGTCGTCGCGCGGGTCGCTTGAGTCGCGATAGTGGATGCGCAGCCCCGGGCTGCCGCTGACCGGAATGGTGACGAAAGAATGCGTTGCCGCGGCCGGATCGACCCTTGTCGGCGACTTTTCCGGGGCTTGGTTCGGGTTGATGAACAGCGGCCCAACAAGAGCGATCAGCACGAGCGCGAAAGCCAGCACCAGAAGTGCGCCTAAGAGAAAACGCCACATACCCAAGATTACCTGAGTTGAAATGTGCCCATTCTATCGCGTTTGCAGATTACATTTCTGCGTCCGTAACAAGGGTGCCAGAGGAATTCTTCCAGCGTGACTGGAGAAATTGCCTCTTTGTTGCGGATTGCGTGCAGCGATCAGGATGGAGTCGTGTGTGTTGCACCGGAGATTTCGCGCGGCGGGCGGCGCGCCCAGAAGGCAGCCAGGAGGGAACCGCTCAGGTTGTGCCAGATGGAGAAAATCGCACCGGGCAGGGCGGCTGCAGCGGAGAAGTACTGAGTGGCCAGCGCGACCGCGAGCCCGGAGTTTTGCATGCCGACTTCAATGGCCAGTGTGCGCGCGGTGCGTTCGTCGCGGGTGAGCCAGCGCGCAAGAGAATAGCCGCCGAGCAATCCCACGCTATTGTGCAGCATCACCGCCAGCATCAGGAGCAGGCCAGTCTGGGCGATCTGCGCCTGATTGAGTGCGACCACGATAGCGATGATGACCACAATCGCCAGCATGGAGATCAGCGGGAAGATGCTCTTGATGCGCGTCAGGTGCGGGCCAAGCCAGGTATTGACGGCGACGCCGATGGCAACGGGCGCCAGAACCACCTTCAGCATCGACAGCAGCATGGCCGCCGCTGGCACCGGTACCTGTTGTCCGGCGTAAGCGAGGGTGAGGGCAGGGGTGGCCACAATGGCGATGAGCGTCGAGATCGTGGTCAGGGTAATCGACAGGGCCACATCGCCGCGTGCCAGGTAACAGATCAGGTTGGATGCCGTGCCGCCCGGGCAGGCGCCGAGCAGCACCATGCCGGCGACCAGCTCCGGCGGAAATTGCAGGCCGGTGGCGATGGCCCAGGCAGCGAACGGCATGATCAGAAACTGCAACGCCAGGCCAAGACCGACTGCCGCGCGCCGCGACCAGACGGCGGCGAATTGCCTCCACTCAAGCGTAAGCCCCATGCCCAGCATGACCAGGCTGAGCAAGGGCACGATCAGCGGCTTGCCGGGCGTGAAAAACTGCGGTTGCCACCAGGCGAAAAAAGCACCCAGCAGTGCCCAGAGCGGGAAAAGGGTGGTGACGGACGTCATCATGAAAGGGGCTGTTGCGATTACAAAGTAAGTTTTCGGTTGTGGGTCCTTACCCGGCCCAACATAAATCGAAATCCCATGCGGTTCTCGCATGGCAAGGCGTTCGTCGAATCATGAGGTGATCTGTCTTTCCGCCTGTGCGTACTTCGATGCTGTCTGCGCGATCACCTCGGCTGGCAGCTCAGGGCCGGGTGGGCGCTTGTCCCAGCCGATGAACTCGAGATAATCGCGCACATATTGCTTGTCGAAGCTCGGCGGGCTGATCCCCGGGCGGTAGGCGTCGGCGGGCCAGAAGCGCGATGAATCCGGCGTCAGCACCTCGTCAATCAGATGCAGACGGTCTTGGCTGTCCAGGCCAAATTCAAATTTGGTATCGGCGATGATGATCCCGCGCGCGGCGGCATGGGCGGCAGCCTCGCGGTAGAGCCGCAGGCTGATGTCGCGCACTTTGGCGGCCAGGTCCGGCCCGAGCAGGCTTTCTGTCTGCGCGAAGGCGATGTTTTCATCATGGGCGCCGACCTCGGCTTTGGTTGCCGGGGTATAGATGGGCTCCGGCAGTTGCGCTGCCTGGACCAGTCCGGGAGGTAGGGTAATCCCACACACAGTGCCTTCGCGCTGGTAGTCTTTCCAGCCGGAGCCGATCAGATAGCCACGCACCACGGCCTCAACCGGCAGCGGGCGCAGTCGTCGCACCAGCATCGCGCGCGCGCCAATCTGAGCGCGCTGCTCGGGGTCTGGAATCAGCGCCTCGAGTGTTGGTGCATTGTCCTCTGGTGCTGGCAGTTGGTTGGGAATCAGGTGCGCGGTGCGCGCAAGCCAGAAGCGCGTGACCCGTGTGAGCACCTCGCCCTTGCCGGGAATGGGCTGGGGCAGCACCACGTCGAAGGCTGACAGGCGGTCGCTGGTGATAATCAGCAGCCAGTCGTCATCGACGGCATGGATATCACGCACTTTCCCTTGACCGATCAGTGGCAGATGGTCAATCTTTGATGCATACAAGGCTGTCATGCCGGCATGACCCTCAAGACTCTGTCCGAAATTGGGAGCGGCAGCCTATCACAGCCGCGCGGCACGAATCGGCACTGGAGCGGCGCCGCGACTGCGGATGCGCTAAGGTACGGGGAAAGAAACCAACCTGAGGCACAGACGGGATTTCGACTATGACCAGAACCGTGATTCACACCGATCAGGCACCGCAGGCCATTGGCACCTATTCTCAGGCCGTGCGCGCGGGCAATACCGTTTATCTTTCCGGACAGATCCCGCTTGATCCCGCGACCATGGAGCTGGTCCCTGGCGACATGGAGGCGCAGATTCGCCGCGTTTTCGAGAATCTGCTCGCGGTGGCCCAGGCGGCTGGTGGCAGTTTTCAGGATCTGGTCAAGCTGCATATCTTCCTGACTGATCTTGGCCATTTCCCGCTAGTCAATCAGGTCATGGCGGAATACTTTCAGGAACCCTACCCGGCGCGCGCGGCCATTGGCGTTGCTGCGCTGCCCAAGGGCGCTGGCGTTGAGATGGACGCCATCATGGTTCTGGATGAATGATGGGTTTTGTGGCCCAAAACCGAAAGTGCATTTGTGATTCCTTATAAGTCTGCTGCCGAGGAAATGAAGCGATGACCAAGCTGCGAGCGCGATTCCTGCTGCCACTTGCCTGCGCGGCTTTTGCGCTAGGAGGCTGTTCAACCCAGCAGACCAAGACCTTTGGGGCCGCTGCTGAGGATGCGGACACCGCACCGGGTGGGAGTTTGGGCGCGAGTTCAGGCGCGACGCGAGCCAGTTCGCCGACGACACCAGCGACGCCTTCCCGCTCCGAGCCGGTTGTGCGCCTGGCATCCTCTGCCAATAGGCCGCAGGCTGATGGGGATGTCTTCAAGGTCCCCGGCAGCAGCGCGCGGGTTTCCGCTTTTACCAAGGTTTCCACGGCAGGCGGTGTGCGTGGGGATTATGCCGGCAATGCGGCACTGCAGCGCTTTATCGCGCGCATGCAGGCGGAGGGTTTTGACGAGGCGGAGCTTGCACGACTGTTCTCTCAGGTCGAGCGTCAGCAGTGGATTATCGACTATATGCACCGCATCGCGCCGCGCCCAAGCAAACCCAGCGGGCCGAATGGTGCCTGGCTGCGCTATCGCGCGAAATTTCTCAAGGACTCGAACATCGCGGCGGGGGCCGACTTTTGGCGCCGTCACGCCATCACTCTGGCGCGCGCGGAGAAGCAATATGGCGTGCCGGCGGAGTATCTGGTCGCCATCATTGGTGTGGAAACCCGCTGGGGCGGCTATATGGGCTCGCACCGCACCATTGACGCGCTGACGACTCTGGCGTTCGATTATCCGCGCCGGTCGGAATTCTTCACCGATGAGTTGTCGCATTATCTGATCATGGCGCGCGATGAGAACTTCGATCCCTTGAGCCCGGTCGGCTCCTTCGCCGGGGCCATGGGGCTGGGGCAGTTCATGCCCTCGAGCTTCCGCCGCTATGCCGTCGACTTCGACGGCGATGGCCACCGCAACCTTTGGGACACCGAGGACGCCATTGGCAGTGTGGCCAATTATTTTGTCAGTCACGGCTGGCGTAGCGGTCAGCCGGTGACCGAGCGGGTGCAGGTCGCGCAAAGCGTGCCAGCGAGCATGGAGACCGGTTTTAACAGCAACTACCGTCCCGCCGCATTGACCGCGCTGGGGATCGATGCCGCGTCCCTGGCGAAAGGCCAGGAGCGCCTGAGCCTGCTGCAGCTCGACGTCGGCAGCGGTTACCAGTACTGGGTGGGATACGACAATTTCTATGTCATCACCCGCTACAACCACAGCTCCTTCTACGCCATGGCCGTGCACCAACTCGCGCAGGCCATCAAGGCGCGCCGAGGCGGGGCACCGCGCACTCTGATCACCGAGGAGATACCCAGACCGGACGCCCGTAGCTGAACTCCAGGGTAAATCTGCACGCGTGCCCGCGCAGCGTCCCTGGCTGAGTTACTGGCTAAGTCGCTGGCTGAGTTACTGGCCAGTCAGGGTGACGCAAAGACGCCGCTGATGCGCATGGGCGCGGTGCTCGTAGAGAAACACCCCTTGCCAGGTGCCAAGGCCGCAGCGTCCTTCGACGATGGGCAGGCTGAGGTCCATGTTGGTCAACACCGAGCGGATATGCGCCGGCATGTCGTCCGGCCCCTCGTCGGCATGACCGAACAAGGGATCGCCGTCTGGCACCAGTCGCGCCAAGAAGGCTTCCAGATCGCGGCCGACTTGCGGGTCGGCATTCTCGCAGATCAAAAGGGACGCACTGGTATGCTGCACAAAGACATGGCAGATGCCGATGCGGATACCGCTGTCGCGCACCATGTGCTTGATCTGGTCATCGACGCGGTAAAGCCCGCGCCCGTGCGTAGCGATCTTGAGCTGTTTTTGAGAGATCATTGGTGGATTCCTGTCGCTTCTTGAATTGTCAGCCAGCAATGACGTGGCCGCCGCCGGCGCAATTGCTATCGTGAAAAAAAACGCGTCGCCGCCCACCGATCTGACCTTGATGCCCGTCGAACAGCTGCGCGGGGCGGGACCACGGGTCAGCGAGCGTCTTGACCGTCTCGGCATTCGCAGTGTCGCGGACTTGCTGTTGCACCTGCCGCTGCGTTATCAGGACCGCACCCGCTTCTGCGCCATTAACCAGCTGCAAGCCGGCCAGGAGGTCTCGGTCCATGCGCGTATTCTAACGGCGGATATTCATCAGGGTCGCCGTCGCGCCCTGCTGGTGGCCCTGGCGGACCCTGAGCGCGATACGGGCGCGCGCCTGTGGCTGCGGTTCTTCCATTTCGGCCAGCCGCTGATGCGCCGCTTCGAGCCCGGCGCCGGCGTGAGTGTGTTTGGCGAGGTGCGCCCGGGTCCGAAGGGGCTGGAAATGATCCACCCGGAGTTGGAATTTCTTGCCGCTGATGAGACTGAGGATCAGCCATCCGCCGAGCTTGATCACGAAAGCGCCAGCACCGCGCTCGAAGCACCAGCGCTGGCCCTGACCCCGGTTTACCCCACCACCGAGGGGCTCAGCCAGGCCCTGTGGCGGTCCCTGATCGATCAGAGCCTTGCGCTGCTGCACGAGCAGCCCGAGTGCCTGCCGGCGCTGCTGCCGGAATCCCTGTTGCACCCGCGCGAGTTGCCCACGCTGACTGAGGCGCTGCGCCTGCTGCACCGCCCGTCGCCGGATACCGCCACGGATGAGCTGCTTGAGCGTCGCCACCCCGCCTTCCAGCGTCTTGCGCTTGAGGAGCTGATCGCGCAGCAGCTGGCGCTGCGGGTGTTTCGCGAGCAGCTGCGCGAGTCCGGTGCCAGTCCACTGCCTGGCACTGGGCAACTGGTCGCGGCGCTGCGTGCGCTGATTGGCTTTGAACTGACACAGGCGCAGGCGCGGGTGCTGGACGAGATTGCTGCAGACCTTGCCGCCCCGCGACCGATGCTGCGCCTGTTGCAGGGCGATGTCGGCTCCGGTAAGACCATTGTCGCGGCCATGGCCGCCGCGCAGGCGTTGGAGTCCAATGCGCAGGTGGCGCTGATGGCACCGACCGAGTTGCTAGCCGAGCAGCACTTGCGCAGCTTCAGGCGTTGGTTCGTCCCGCTCGGCTTCGAGCCGCTATGGCTGGCTGGGCGCCACAAGGGCGCCGAGCGCAACGCGATCTTGAACGCCTTGGCGAGCGATGCGGCCCCTTTGGTTGTCGGCACCCATGCCCTGTTTCAGGATGACGTGCACTTCGCCCGGCTCGGGCTCGTCATCATCGACGAGCAGCAC
Above is a genomic segment from Thiorhodovibrio litoralis containing:
- a CDS encoding bile acid:sodium symporter family protein; the protein is MMTSVTTLFPLWALLGAFFAWWQPQFFTPGKPLIVPLLSLVMLGMGLTLEWRQFAAVWSRRAAVGLGLALQFLIMPFAAWAIATGLQFPPELVAGMVLLGACPGGTASNLICYLARGDVALSITLTTISTLIAIVATPALTLAYAGQQVPVPAAAMLLSMLKVVLAPVAIGVAVNTWLGPHLTRIKSIFPLISMLAIVVIIAIVVALNQAQIAQTGLLLMLAVMLHNSVGLLGGYSLARWLTRDERTARTLAIEVGMQNSGLAVALATQYFSAAAALPGAIFSIWHNLSGSLLAAFWARRPPREISGATHTTPS
- a CDS encoding phosphoribosylaminoimidazolesuccinocarboxamide synthase gives rise to the protein MTALYASKIDHLPLIGQGKVRDIHAVDDDWLLIITSDRLSAFDVVLPQPIPGKGEVLTRVTRFWLARTAHLIPNQLPAPEDNAPTLEALIPDPEQRAQIGARAMLVRRLRPLPVEAVVRGYLIGSGWKDYQREGTVCGITLPPGLVQAAQLPEPIYTPATKAEVGAHDENIAFAQTESLLGPDLAAKVRDISLRLYREAAAHAAARGIIIADTKFEFGLDSQDRLHLIDEVLTPDSSRFWPADAYRPGISPPSFDKQYVRDYLEFIGWDKRPPGPELPAEVIAQTASKYAQAERQITS
- a CDS encoding RidA family protein, coding for MTRTVIHTDQAPQAIGTYSQAVRAGNTVYLSGQIPLDPATMELVPGDMEAQIRRVFENLLAVAQAAGGSFQDLVKLHIFLTDLGHFPLVNQVMAEYFQEPYPARAAIGVAALPKGAGVEMDAIMVLDE
- the mltB gene encoding lytic murein transglycosylase B; protein product: MTKLRARFLLPLACAAFALGGCSTQQTKTFGAAAEDADTAPGGSLGASSGATRASSPTTPATPSRSEPVVRLASSANRPQADGDVFKVPGSSARVSAFTKVSTAGGVRGDYAGNAALQRFIARMQAEGFDEAELARLFSQVERQQWIIDYMHRIAPRPSKPSGPNGAWLRYRAKFLKDSNIAAGADFWRRHAITLARAEKQYGVPAEYLVAIIGVETRWGGYMGSHRTIDALTTLAFDYPRRSEFFTDELSHYLIMARDENFDPLSPVGSFAGAMGLGQFMPSSFRRYAVDFDGDGHRNLWDTEDAIGSVANYFVSHGWRSGQPVTERVQVAQSVPASMETGFNSNYRPAALTALGIDAASLAKGQERLSLLQLDVGSGYQYWVGYDNFYVITRYNHSSFYAMAVHQLAQAIKARRGGAPRTLITEEIPRPDARS
- a CDS encoding secondary thiamine-phosphate synthase enzyme YjbQ, with protein sequence MISQKQLKIATHGRGLYRVDDQIKHMVRDSGIRIGICHVFVQHTSASLLICENADPQVGRDLEAFLARLVPDGDPLFGHADEGPDDMPAHIRSVLTNMDLSLPIVEGRCGLGTWQGVFLYEHRAHAHQRRLCVTLTGQ
- the recG gene encoding ATP-dependent DNA helicase RecG, with the translated sequence MPVEQLRGAGPRVSERLDRLGIRSVADLLLHLPLRYQDRTRFCAINQLQAGQEVSVHARILTADIHQGRRRALLVALADPERDTGARLWLRFFHFGQPLMRRFEPGAGVSVFGEVRPGPKGLEMIHPELEFLAADETEDQPSAELDHESASTALEAPALALTPVYPTTEGLSQALWRSLIDQSLALLHEQPECLPALLPESLLHPRELPTLTEALRLLHRPSPDTATDELLERRHPAFQRLALEELIAQQLALRVFREQLRESGASPLPGTGQLVAALRALIGFELTQAQARVLDEIAADLAAPRPMLRLLQGDVGSGKTIVAAMAAAQALESNAQVALMAPTELLAEQHLRSFRRWFVPLGFEPLWLAGRHKGAERNAILNALASDAAPLVVGTHALFQDDVHFARLGLVIIDEQHRFGVHQRLRLREKGQRDGRLPHQLIMTATPIPRSLAMTAYADLDLSVIDELPPGRQPVQTIAVPDARRGEVMARLRAACDSGRQAYWVCTLVEESDALQCQAAEDAAAELARELPAQRIGLVHGRMKPAEREPVMSAFAAGELDVLVATTVIEVGVDVPNASLMIIENPERLGLAQLHQLRGRVGRGLIESVCLLLYHPPLTSQAFERLKLLREEHSGFKIADADLRLRGAGEVLGTRQSGHARLRLADPLRDRELVSRARELAALLHRQHPELVPRLIDRWVPQSPDFAS